The Podarcis muralis chromosome 16, rPodMur119.hap1.1, whole genome shotgun sequence genomic interval aaTCTCCcggcctaacccacctcacagggttgttgtgaggtttaaatggggaaggggaggaccACAAGTCACCTTGAATTCCCTGGAGGTAAGATGGGCTAGAAATGGAAGCACTGCAGCAATCTGGCCCAAGCTACCTGTCTCCAGGCAGGCAGAGGGTGGGgctgcctatcattggctctggctgtgCCTATTTTGATCTTTCTGCTttctgacaggcagtggctctccagggtcttgggcAGAGGCTGGTCTCTCCCCATCGCCTGATCCTTTTAGCTGGAGGCTTGGACCAGGGGCCCTTCTGCACGCAAACCACCAGAGCCACTCAGTGTGATATGTTGTGTTATGAAATGACATTGGCAGAGGGCACTCAGGAACAAGGAGAACgctttgcatctctctctcctgATGACTCCTATGTATATCCAATTAGCTTTCCTTTTTGATGTTTGGTCTTCAGACGCCTTTCCAATTCCTGCCGCCGCCAAGAATTGTTTTGAATTGGCCCTTGCTAATTAATGTAAAGCAACTGTGCAGATatcttctctttttttccccctgctgGGATTTCGTCACAAAAGTGTCATAGTCTTTTTCACCTTGGAATGGGTCTTCCATCTAGAGCAACTGAGCTCTTTTTCTCCAGGAATAAAGGGAAGGGAAATCCTTCCACTAAACCAGGGGTAAGCaatgtggtgagagccagtgtggtgtagtggttaagagtggcagtctcgtaatctggtgaactgggttcgcttccccgctcctccacatgcagctgctgggtgaccttgggctagtcacacttctttgaagtctctcagccccactcaccacacagagtgtttgttgtgggggaggaagggaaagaagaatgttagccgctttgagactccttagggtagtgataaaacgggatatcaaatccaaactcttcttcaatgTGGTGCCCACAAgatacagctcctatcatccgaGACTGAGAAGCCAAGCTGCTGTGAAGTGGTGTACACAGGAATAGATTGAATCTGGAACAGCCACCCAAAAATCTGGTGTCCACCAGAAGCTTTGAACTAcatttccatcagcctcagccaggccCAGTTCTCTGTCTGCTGGGATGAGTCTGGATCTCTCTGCTTCAGAAACCCACGTTCTGCGGGCAATAAGACCTGCCTGGAAGACTTGGTGAGCAGGGCTGGTtctaggtaaaggaacccctgaccattaggtccagtcgtgaccgactctggggttgcggcgctcatctcactttactggccaagggagccagcgtacatcttccgggtcatgtggccagcatgactaagccacttctggcgaaccagagcagcgcacggaaacgccgtttaccttcccgccggagcggtacctatttatctacttgcactttgacgtgctttcgaactgctaggttggcaggagctgggaccgagcaacgggagctcacaccatcgcggggattcgaactgccaaccttctgatcagcaagtcctaggctctgtggtttaacccacagcgccacccgcgtccctagggctGAGGGCTGGCTCTACCATTAGCCAAAATGAGGCAGGTGCCTAAGGCGGCAGGTGCTGTGTTGGCTGAGTGGCCTGCTCTGACCCAATAACCTATCCTGCTGACTTCAGGAGGACACTGTCCTATTGCAATGAGATTCATCTGATCAGCCTCTGTAGGTGGAATAGGGAAACCATCTTGGCCTCCGCCTCAGATGGCCAATGTCTTGGGCCGGCATGTTTATCTGCATCCATACTGGCTACCAATTTGTTTCCAACCAATTTCAAAATGCTAGTTTTGACCATTAAAGCCCAGGGCCCCTGCCCCTAAAATGAACCTTTCTGGACACTGAAATTATCACCTGAGCTCCTTCTCAGAGGACCACCACCAAGGGGGGTCTGGAGGATGGCGACAAGAGAGAAGGGCCTTTTTCATAGGAGCTCTCTGTCCttagaatgctcttcccagggaggcccGCCTGGCCCCAAATTTGTCATTGTTTGGATGCCAGGCAAAGACGTTTTGGTTTCCCAGTGCGGCACCGATAATAATTTGATGTTCTTTGtcctgtgtttttaatatgtttatATATAGCTATTGCTGTGCTTCACTCTCATTGTAATTCACTTCTTTTGTAATTCACTCGTTGTAATTCACTTCCCAACTTTTTGTAGTTGGGAAGCAATACAGAAATCCAAGAAACCTAATGTATGGGTGGAAAAAGGTCTATCAGCATGCAGAGCCAAAGGGGCAGGCAGGCAACCGGACAAAGACCTGTGCAAAGTCTCGCCCCTCCACGTAGACACTTGTCTGGCTTTTATTACTGCACTGGTAAATACAGCTTGAATTCTGCAATCTGAGGTGCATCTCATAACTGCTTTTGGAAACCCCCAGCAAAGCTGATTCAAGTACACGAAGGATCAGTGTAACATACACACCCCACCCCTTGTGTGATTATCCCTGTATTTGGGGCTGGGAGgagaatgaaacaaacaaaagcttTGCTGTTTTGTGAATGGGAtttaatcacataccagcaaattcacagTACGCAATTGTTATGtaatgagttgaataggattcagaatgcagcagtctgattggtcctagaacaataggattcagaatgcagcagtccgattggtcctagaacaataggatccagaattcagcagtctgattggtccacaggagccacccaatccagctccagttggaagtgaatccgcagcctgattggcctacaggagaatcccagaattagccaatcacgtggggcccattgtttaaataatgtatataaagcagacattctgggggaacttccattcctcctcaccactatgggctgaataaagagcatgaaatccactctcgactctgagtatatttaaGCAATTAAGTGGGCTTGATGCTCTTGTACAACAagatctctccctcccctcccaaagaAGCCGGACTTTTCGCAGCATAGAAAGTTGACGGGAATatgcactgggaagtgtgtgCTCGACGTCATGTCCCTGCAGACAAATAGGAACAAAGGCTCAATTGTCTGCAGGTGTCATATAACTCTGCAAGCTGCAGATCAGGACAATTACTCAATCAGTGAGACGTCTTAGAGTGAACGCAGGCAGCTTGCATGCTTGTAGGATCTAGGACAGCCCTGAGCTAGGTGCAAAAGAAGGGTGCGGGTTGCAGTGCCAAATCGAAAATACTGCTGCAAAGTGGGAAAGCCACTTGGGTATAGGCTGGACTTGTAGCAGAAGCACAGCTGGGGCCAAACCAAAGGCGGAAAGGAAGATCCATTAAGAAGGGCAGTGGATCCATTGGTTTTAAGTAGTACAGGCTACTTATGAGGACAGTAGGATGCTCATATATATTACATGAGTAAGCTTGGAAACCAGGGCACATTAGGCAGGAAGCCGATAGACGGTGAGTTCATGCCAAGGGATACAGAGGATGCTGCTTTATGCAAACTGCTGGTCCACCCAGCTTAGTTTTGTCTactctgaccagcagcagctcttcagggtttcaggcagggggcattttCTGTCctgccaggagatgctggggaatgaacctgggaccttctgcatgcacaggtgTTCTACATTGCTGGTTgagaataaatgtatttttttagcACATAGAATTCAGCGCCATAGGGCAGGGTTGTGGCCAGtagccttctgcatgaaaagcagatgctctgccattgaatTTCAGGCCTTCCCTTAAGacgcaggaacacaggaagcggcTTTATACAGCATCTGGTCCTTCTAGCTAaatctaactggcagcagctgccttgggaccttctgcatgcaagccagTTGCTCTGAGTTACGGCCCAACCCATCCTGGAAGCCTTAGACTGGGATGAGCTGCCTAGGCAAGTGCATCTCAGTCCCTAATGCTCAGGGTTTCTAACAGCCTAGgtaaaggagcagaggaagctgaggtcaGAGCATTCGGttctgtacacctgaaggagtgtctccacccccatcgttcagcccggacaccgaggtccagctccaagggccttctggcggttccctccctgcgagaagtgaggctacagggaaccaggcagagggccttctcgatagtggcgcctgccctgtggaaagccctcccatcaggtgtcaaggaaataaacaactatctgatgtttaaaagacatctgaagtcagccctgtttagggaagttttttatgtttgaagttttattctgtttttagtgttctgttgggagctacccagagtggctggggaaacccagccagatgggcagggtataaattattattattattattattattattattattattattattattattattattgaaatttgaAATACCGGGTACTTATtgccacttgtacaacttgtatacagtgagattacacgagctcaccccactcagctctcttagtcttaattccccttgtttattGACgtacacccaccaaacccgaaagtcagttgccctgttgttatcttttcattcagcagcctaacagcccacggatagaagctgttctttaccctgttggtgcgactaatcatgcttctatatcttctgcctgagggcaggagatcaagaaagtgccggccagggtgtgaatcatccctgagaattttcctcactctcctgaagcaacgttcttctgctatttcatccagcggattcacaggacagcccataatatattgtgctgtattcaccaccctctgtaggcacttcctatcagacgatgtcaaaccagtgtaccactaataataataataataataataataataataataataataataattgctcatTGAGCCCAGGATTTCACTCCAGCAATGACTCCCCAGGATCTCCACCTGCCAAACCTTCCCTCTTGACATCCCAGAAAGGAGACCACAACACAGAGGAGAGAGTCAGCTCTTTGTAAGCATTTTCGTTTGCTTTTATTGCACAGAAGCAACTGGAAGTGAACGTTTGACTTGCTGTAGTGCACTTTTTTTTCcagtgagtgagtgtgtgcatgtgtgtgcatggttttttgttttttaacgaCAGAGGGCACATCTATACGTCAAACCTAAGCCAGGTTTTCAACCGGTTTTGACCGGCCTGGCTCCCTCCCAGAAAACATCGGGAACTGCTGTTCCCCTGCAAAGGGATTCTGCTGAGAAATCCCTTTTCGGTATCCATGCTAAACTTGTATTTCCCAGGGTCCCTTAAGAATGGAAGCGAGGAACCGAAGCTATGGAACCAGATTTGAAACCCGTTTAGGTTTCCGGTATAAAACGCGCCCTGAATGACCTTCCTCCTGAGACCAGCTACGGATGAAGCTCTCGACAGTGTGAAAATGTAGACAAGGCATTTTTTTCTAGATCGTTTTGGAATTCTCTAGCCTACTATACATCTCCCAAAGCATAAATCCCAGCTCTAACGGCAtacattcatttattgcattcgACCCATCATTGCCCGTACTTGGAAATAAATGCACTTATTTGAAAAGGGCAGTCAAGTTTTGCTCTGgatattcccctcccctcctccctctcccgtcccttaaataaattcaagtgtTTAAATGTGGCATTCTGCGTATATCACATTCTGCTACGGAAGCTATCATAACATTATTGAACCACCTTTTCCGGGGTGGCGGCGGTGGCTCGGTTCATTGCTTATTTGGGGTgtcttgtttatttttctttcacaTAAACATATTGCTAACATGAGCTCCATGCCTCGGCGGGTGAGCGAGAGTCACCACTCGCCTAAGCAGAAAAGGTCCAGCCTTCGAAAGGGCAAAAAAAGGAGCCCGTCCTGAGGCAGCGAAGGCCTTTGAACAGCTCCTCCGACATCCGCCGGTGCCTCCAGCTTCCTCCCTCTCACTTCTCGCTCTTCTTCGCTTTCTCCTCTGCCGGGGACGCCTTCTCTGCAGCTTTGCTGTCTTTGGGGTCTGTGCTGGACGACTTCTCcactttctcagccttgggtttTGTGGCTTTGGCCGGCTCCTTTGCTGGCTCGGCCTTGGGGGTCTCCTTGACCTCCGCCTTGGCTGGTTCTTTGGGCTTGGCTTCGGCTTTGGGCTTCTCCTCCGGCTCCTTCTTGGGCTCCACTTTCTCCTTCTTGGGttcctctttcttctcttccACCTTGGGTTTCTCGGCCTCCTTCTCAGCCGGTTTGCTCGGCTCCTTGGCCTTCGCTTCTTTGGCCGGAGCCTTTGGCTCGGGCTCCTTCTTGCTGGCTTTCTCCGCTTCCTTCTCTGCCTCCGGCTTGGCCTTCGCTGCCGCTTTGGTGGGCtccttttccttcaccttatcCTCTGCCTTGGAAGgtgcctcctccttcttctctggcTTGGTGGCTTTCTTCTggtcttcctccttccccttcttctcctccaCCTTGGCTTCCTGTTTTGGCACATCCTTGGCCGGGCTCTCCTTCTTGGGCTCCTCTTCTTTCTTgctctctttcttctcctctgcTTTTGGCTTCACCTgggctttctcctcctcttttgcAGGGGCCTTGGCCTCCTTCGCAGGTGGCTTGGCTGGTTCCTTCGGTGGGGGCTTCTCCTTCTCAGGTGACTTGACCTTCGGCGGGGTCTTGGCTTTCTCTGGGGACTTCACCTCCTCCTTTGTGGGGGATTTGACCTTCCCTGGAGATTTGGACTCCTCCTTTGTCGGGGTTGCCCCTTTCTCCGGAGATTTTGCTGCCGGAGACTTTGCCGGAGACTTGACCTTATCTGGAGACTTGCTCTCCTCCTTGGTGGGAGATGGAGCTTTTGCCGGAGACTTGGAGTCTTCTTTGGTAGGGGATGCGGGCTTTTCGGGAGATTTTGTTGCCTGAGCCTTGGCCTCTTCCTTTGTTGGAGACTTCGCTTTGGCCGGGGATTTGGTTTCCTCTTGCGTCGGGGAGGCAACCGCCGGAGACTTGGAAGCTGGAGATTTAGGAGCTGGAGACTTGGGAGCTGGAGATTTGGGAGCTGGAGACTTGGGAGCTGGAGATTTGGGAGCTGGAGACTTAGGAGCTGGAGATTTGGCATCATCCTTCACTGGCAACTGAATCTTGTCTGGAGATTTGACCTCTTTTTCTGGAGGTGTTGGTGCTTTTTCTGGAGCGTCTTCTGCTGATGGAGATTCCTTCTCTTTtgcctctccctcttcttcttcttcttcaccaccctCTCCTCCTTCAGATTCTCcctgttcttcttcctcttttgcgtctccttcttcttcctctcctccctcctctgcttcatcttctccttctccctctccctcctcctcctcctcttcctttttctcaCCTCCCTCTTCCTCCGTGACTTCTTCAGTCACTTGAACTTCCTCGGTCTGCTCCTCCACAATCACCGTCTCCTTCTCGGACTTCTCCACCACTTTGATCTTCTCCTCGCTCTTGAACTTGATGTGGGTGGAAATGCTGGGGCCTTTGGGAATGGATTCAGGGAAAGGAAAGAGGCCCAGCCCAGCTCCCATGCGGCATTCCTCGCCTTCCAGGAGCTTCCTGTTTCCAAAAAAAGGTGGGTGGGAGAAATCAAAGGTAGTCAGAGTCTGCTAAACCAATTGGCTGTGAGTACCAATCACcatatgggatgcaggtggcgctgtgggttaaaccacagagcctaggacctgccgaacagaaggtcggtggttcgaatcactgcaacggagtgagctcccgttgctcggtcccagctcctgccaacctagcagtttgaaagcacgtcaaagtgcaagtagataaataggtaacactccggcgggaaggtaaacggtgtttccgtgcactgctctggttcgccagaagtggcttagtcacgctggccacatgacccagaagctgtacgccgtctccctcggccaataaagcgagatgagcgccgcaaccccagagtcggtcacaactggatctaatggccaggggtccctttacctttacctttaccaatcaCCATGCAGAAAACCAGGAGGGCGTTCAGCAATGGCCacatccacactgtacatttatagcgctatgatatcactttaaatagtcatggcttcccccaaaggattctgggagcagtAGTTcagtaagggtgctgagagttgtcaggagacccttatttcccttcccagagctacaattcccagagttccctgtcaagagggattgattgttaaaccactctgagaattgtagctctgggaaggggaataagggtctcctaacaaatctcagcacccttacTGAGCTACTGCTCCCAGAAtaccttgggggaagccatgtttaaagtggtaccatagcgctttgaatgtatggtgtgaagtTGGCCAGTATCTATTTGTTTTACTTTGGCTGGTGCATAATGTTTATTCCCTTGGCCTCATT includes:
- the NEFH gene encoding neurofilament heavy polypeptide; translation: MMSYGMDTLYSGPSYRKESGFGAGRYSTAAARSAGGSGSLASSGFHSQSWSRGSAVSVSSYRRLGASSASGAAGVLSQLGSSTESLESSLNGDLRGRNEKEVLQALNDRFAGYIDKVRALEEQNRQLEAEAAALRQQQAGRSAIGELYEREIRDMRGTLVVLSAEKGQLQLEQEHLEEDLAHLKQRLDDESRQREEVEAAIRALGRFADDSQLAKGELEKKLQALREESLFLRRSHDDEVAELLLQIQGSSALQVAVEARDAAARSDVTSALKEIRAQLEGHTVKSSIQSEEWFRVRLDKLSEAAKVNTDAIRTAQEEISEYRHQLQSKTTELEALKGTKESLERQRADIEDRHHVDVLSYQESIAQLDNELRNTKWEMAAQLREYQDLLNVKMALDIEIAAYRKLLEGEECRMGAGLGLFPFPESIPKGPSISTHIKFKSEEKIKVVEKSEKETVIVEEQTEEVQVTEEVTEEEGGEKKEEEEEEGEGEGEDEAEEGGEEEEGDAKEEEEQGESEGGEGGEEEEEEGEAKEKESPSAEDAPEKAPTPPEKEVKSPDKIQLPVKDDAKSPAPKSPAPKSPAPKSPAPKSPAPKSPAPKSPASKSPAVASPTQEETKSPAKAKSPTKEEAKAQATKSPEKPASPTKEDSKSPAKAPSPTKEESKSPDKVKSPAKSPAAKSPEKGATPTKEESKSPGKVKSPTKEEVKSPEKAKTPPKVKSPEKEKPPPKEPAKPPAKEAKAPAKEEEKAQVKPKAEEKKESKKEEEPKKESPAKDVPKQEAKVEEKKGKEEDQKKATKPEKKEEAPSKAEDKVKEKEPTKAAAKAKPEAEKEAEKASKKEPEPKAPAKEAKAKEPSKPAEKEAEKPKVEEKKEEPKKEKVEPKKEPEEKPKAEAKPKEPAKAEVKETPKAEPAKEPAKATKPKAEKVEKSSSTDPKDSKAAEKASPAEEKAKKSEK